The stretch of DNA TTAAAGAATGGCTCAGCATCTTTGATTTCAAAAATACTTATTAAGCCATTTTCAATTGTAAAAATTTGCTGAACAGTTTTTTCTATTAGCAAATTTCCATCTAAATCTCGAATAATTTGATGAACTGTCACAAGATTGCGATCGTTTTCGTCTATATCGAAATTTAATGGTTTAAGCTGTGGTTGAATCATCTCGAACTGTTTTCGCCAATAATCACGCACTTGGTTACGTCCGTAAACAAAACCACCTTCCATGCCGTTCGCCCATTTTACATTTGGATG from Stanieria cyanosphaera PCC 7437 encodes:
- a CDS encoding nuclear transport factor 2 family protein, with the translated sequence MNQNQKFLQNLYEAFNNREIERIILSMHPNVKWANGMEGGFVYGRNQVRDYWRKQFEMIQPQLKPLNFDIDENDRNLVTVHQIIRDLDGNLLIEKTVQQIFTIENGLISIFEIKDAEPFFKNDN